GGACTGGAAGTGCAGGTAGTTGTAaactaccatgtggatgctgagggtCGGTGGATTGCGTCAGCTGGTGCTCTTAGCCAGAGATCTATCTCTAGTCCCTCAGCTTTCTCTTGTGCTTTGAAGCCCAACGCGATCCAAGGAAATAACTTATGGCCCCACTCCTGGTCCAAGGTCCCTAAGTCCTCTAGAAAGGCAGCCAAAGTGAGCCCAGCATCTGGAAACCTCCTCCGAGGGTTCCCTGTACCCCACtgctgatgacatcacaatgacaccTGCACCCATTGCAGGAATGGATGACTTACCAGTTATGTACACTGGTGGACAGGACTCTCCTCTTGCACCTGCAACCTGCCCACCCCAGGAAGATAGCTCACTCAGCCTGTGGTTCCAACCCAGTGACACGGGACTAGATACCAAACCAGAagtaccccaccccaccccaccaaaTCTTGGACCTTTCTCCACTATCCACATTCACAGCAGGTCTGATTtcacaacattttctttatttagaaaAGCAACATTTCAGTAAGAGGCCACACAGGCTACAGCAGACAGAGTACAGAGAAATAAAACAGACCAGGACATGACTGCTGGCCTTCAACACTGTGGATCTGACCGTGTCTGAGATGACACCGGGACACTCAGAAGCAGTCTGCAGCAACCCTGGCATAGCAGCCGGTCCCTGCCATAGGAGCTTACAAGCTAGGGGTGACAGAGGTAGTCCGCGCAAAACAGGTGTTAGCTCAGTGTGCCTCGACTCACTCTGCTTTGTGTGGCAGAGGCTCTGGAGGACATGGGCTAGATGGGAGTTGGAGAAGCACAGAAGCACTGGGCTTTCAAACCCACCACGTCTCCACCCCAGTTTTTTGGGCAGTATCTCCTCTGAAGTATCTTGTCCAACTATCACAGTCGAACTGGAGTAGATAAAAGGTGAGCTGGACAAACAGGAGAGAACTGAGCTGCTGTGAGGCGGCACTTGACTCAACACTTGCCTTTAAATGCTGGCCAGGAGCTCAAGTGACCTACACGCTAGTCTCCAGAGCCCACAGTTTCATCCATGAGTGCCATGCCTCGCAAAAACACTTCTGCTAACAGGGAGTCAAACCAAAGAAAGTTTCTCTCAACACAACCACCCAAAAGAAAGCCAGCACCCTTGCAACCCAAGGAGCCCCTCCCACTCACGTGGGGCTAGTCAAAGGCAATGCGAAGGCTGCGCTCCTGCTCCTTGCGCCGGCCCTCACACACTCGGCTGGCCTCTTCCACCCTCCTCTGCAATAGGGCAGAGCTCTGGTCCACCCACTGAAGGGAGTCCATGTGCGCGTTGAGGATCTTGCAGATCTGCTGCAGCGGGTCACTGGTGTCTGCAGGGCCACCAGCCATGTTCAGGTGCTCAATGATGTCCTTGAGGTCCTGTGCCATTCGCTTGAGCTGAGCATCGATGTTCTCAGCCAGCTTGTAGGTCTTCTCACGCTCCTCATCGGCATGCTGAAGGTAGATGGTGCCGCTTTGCTCCTTCACTGACTCCTCCAACGGGCTCAGAAGGTCTTCCAGCTCCTTCTGCTGTGAAAGGATAAAATCCAGCTCCTGGTCCAGGCGCTTCTGATCCAGCTTCACCTTCTCCACCTCACGGTGCAGGCTGGTGATCTTCTCCCCATTCTCAATCAGTGTGCGGTCCCAGGCATTGACCTGCGTGGCCTGCTGCAGGAAGTGCCGCTCCTGGTCCTCCAGTTCCAGGCTCCACTTGTTGATCAGGCTTTCCAGCTGCGCATAGGTCATCGCGGGACCTGTGGTAGCCCCAGCTGCTGTGCTGGAAGCAGGCAGAGCAGTCCCAGTACCTGCCACACTGCTGGAGCCAGCAGGCACCAGGGGTTTCAGGCTCAAGGCAAAGCCAGTGgttgtagaggaggaggaggtggtggcggtggtggtagtagtggtggtgttggtggtggagGCACCAGGAGCTGTTCCAGGGGCCTTGAGGCTGAAGCCCAGAGTCCCAGCACTAGGAGTGGCTGCAGTTGTCACCGGAGCTGAGAGGGAGAGCACTGTGGCACTGGAtgaggcaggagcagcagctATGGAAGCAAAGAGTGTAGACCCTGCACTGGTGGTGGCAGCTGTGGGTGTGGCAGCAGCTGGCTGTGCTGCTCCTGCTGTAGTGGTCACCAGAGTGGCTGGAGTGAACGGAGAGGCAGACAGTGCTGTGGGCTGGGCTGAGCTACCCATGGAGCCAATGCTAAAGCCAGAGGCTCCAGGCTGGGATGCACTGCCACTGGTAAATGAGAACCCCGTGGAGCCGGTAGATGGAGCAGAGGTGGTAGAGGAGCCAAAGACAAAGCCAGTGGGGGCTGTCCCCTGACTGGAGGAGCTGCCACTTGAGATGGCATTGGTGAGAGTGCTGCTGCCAAGCCCAAAGCTGCCAGTGTTGGCTGTGGCTGGTGTGGCAGCTGTGTTACTCAGGTTGAGCTTTGGGGTGCTGAGCCCCAGGGAGAAGCCAGATCCTCCAGATGCAGGTGTTGTTCCAAAGTTGAACCCTGGGGTCTGTGTGGTTGGGGTCTGTGTGGTGAGTGAGAAGAGGCCAGTGGAAGGGGTGGTCGCAGCTGGCTGGGAAGGAGTCCCAAAATTAAACCCTCCGGTCccggaagcagagaaggaaaagcCAGTGGCTGGTGTGGTGGTCGCAGTCTTTGCAGTGCCAAATGTAAAACCGCCAGCAGGGGCCCCGGTGCCTCCAAAGTTAAACCCACTCATGGCTGTGGAATCTCCAGATGGCAGCTACTCCGACTCTGGGGCAAATCCGTCAGCGTCTGCAACCTTGGGGAGGTTTCTAGAGCAGAGGAAGTGACATGGTCAGATGGCAGTTTAGGACAAGCAAGCTCAGTGCTGTGGAGGGTAGCGGGATGGATGCAGAGCCGGCAGCAGCCCTGCCTCTTCCTTCGCTAACCTAACCAGTTCCTCAGTGCTCCTGGGGCATGCACAACTCCCACTACCAGGAAGGTCTTAGGTAGTCCACAAGAAGGCACTCTAGTGAGTTGGGGCCAGGACACAAGGAACACCCGCAGGACCAGCTTTTCCAGGCTGCCAGCACTCGACTTCAATTCTGTGGCAGAGCAGGCCTCGGCCTGTGCCCTTCTAAATCAGGGTGGGCATGAGACCACAGTGCTCAGGGATAAATAATGGAGACCCAGGTCAGCCAAGCAGATGTTACTTAGGGTTCTCCCCTAGGTGGAAACCAATGATGGGTGGGAGAAAcaaagggaagagggacagagCACTGAACCTCTGACTGGATCAGCTCCAGGGAGAGCCATCCAGCTGCTGTTTCCAAAGCTTATGTGGTGAGGAAGGTGTCAGGGAGCACTGCAGGCAACAATTAGGAGGTAAACTTGTCCCATCAGAGCTATGGAGATATGTAGAAAGCTGCATCATCTCCCCAGGGCCACAAGCTAGCAGGTGATGAGATAGCAGTGGATTCAATGGATCTCATGGACTCATAGGGCACTTCCCCTATCCAGGTGTGGGACAAGGAGACAGAGATGCAAAGTTGAATGGCTCACACAGTATACCACAGACTCACACTCCAAGTGGAACCAGAGTGCAGCAGAGTGCACCCTTCAGAGCTGTGTGACCCCTGCTGGGGCCTCTCAAGGTGATAGGGGCTGT
This is a stretch of genomic DNA from Meriones unguiculatus strain TT.TT164.6M chromosome 1, Bangor_MerUng_6.1, whole genome shotgun sequence. It encodes these proteins:
- the Nup62 gene encoding nuclear pore glycoprotein p62; this encodes MSGFNFGGTGAPAGGFTFGTAKTATTTPATGFSFSASGTGGFNFGTPSQPAATTPSTGLFSLTTQTPTTQTPGFNFGTTPASGGSGFSLGLSTPKLNLSNTAATPATANTGSFGLGSSTLTNAISSGSSSSQGTAPTGFVFGSSTTSAPSTGSTGFSFTSGSASQPGASGFSIGSMGSSAQPTALSASPFTPATLVTTTAGAAQPAAATPTAATTSAGSTLFASIAAAPASSSATVLSLSAPVTTAATPSAGTLGFSLKAPGTAPGASTTNTTTTTTTATTSSSSTTTGFALSLKPLVPAGSSSVAGTGTALPASSTAAGATTGPAMTYAQLESLINKWSLELEDQERHFLQQATQVNAWDRTLIENGEKITSLHREVEKVKLDQKRLDQELDFILSQQKELEDLLSPLEESVKEQSGTIYLQHADEEREKTYKLAENIDAQLKRMAQDLKDIIEHLNMAGGPADTSDPLQQICKILNAHMDSLQWVDQSSALLQRRVEEASRVCEGRRKEQERSLRIAFD